One Leptolyngbyaceae cyanobacterium genomic window carries:
- a CDS encoding DUF4926 domain-containing protein, whose product MKLLDVVALLEDLPELELYRGQVGTIVEVYEPGVFEVEFSDLNGRAYAIETLNANQIMVLHHHKLTEETLVKT is encoded by the coding sequence ATGAAGTTACTGGATGTAGTCGCACTTCTAGAAGATTTGCCAGAATTGGAACTCTATCGAGGTCAGGTGGGAACTATTGTAGAAGTATACGAACCGGGAGTTTTTGAAGTCGAATTTAGCGATTTGAATGGTCGTGCTTATGCTATAGAGACTTTAAATGCTAATCAAATAATGGTTTTACATCATCACAAATTGACAGAAGAAACATTAGTTAAAACTTGA